TGTAAATCTTTTGAGTAAGCTTTAATTACCATTTTGAGCTCATCTTTTTTTTCATCACCACAACCACCTAACAACAATGCAATCAGAGGAATTAATAATAAGTACGCATATCTTTTTACATTCTTCATCTTATCACCTTTTATTCATCTTTTATTTTAGCTCCGATACGGGTTTGATTAAGTCTACTGCATCTATGCCCAAAGTATCGGATAGGACAAATAGTATATATAAGGAAAATGCTCTTGCTGTTTTCCCACTTTCAATTTTCTTTACGTAGCTTACACTTATGCCTGCTTTTTCTGCTAATTGCTCTTGATTTAATCCTCTTAGACTACGATAGAATGCTATTTTTCTCCCTATCATTCTATACCTTTCAGCGTAAATTTTTCTCATCTCCCGTCTTTACATTACATATATAATTATGGCATAAAGTAGCAGATTCTTAGGGACAATCATAGTGTACTATAGAATATTTATAGTGTACTTTTAACCATTTACTTACATTTGCTATTTTAATATTCATCAGCTAATAGCATTGTGGCGTTTGCTCCATCATCTATTACGAAAATTTTAGTTTCAACAGCTTTATCTACATCAATAAGAAACGTCCTTTGATACTTAGGCTCTTCTTGTCTATGTATGATTTTCTGTCTAATTCCATCTTTTGTATTCATTTTGCTTAAACAGAATACTTGCAGATGATCTTTTTTAGAAACTTTCATTGCATTTATCGCCTGCCATATTTTAATCTGAGTCAGAATTGGTAATGTTGAACCTATTCCTTTTGTCAGATATCTCTTATTGTCAAACATTGTTTTCCTCCATCCATCTTGTAAATTTTATTAGTCTTCTTGATTGTTAACGATGATTTGTAATACTAGGATTGCAATTTGTAGCCAAGGCATTTTCTTTCCCCTCCCCCTAGTAAAAAATCCGCTTAATCGCATATTTACGATTAAGTGGATTAGTTATTGTTTATTTGATTTTTCCAAGGTGTTAGTTCCAACATTTCTTTTGTCATGATGATTACTATTGAAAAATCACTATTTAGTAGGATTAGTGTTTCAACATAGGTTTGCTTATCTTTATTTTTTATCATTTCTACATATTCTGGAATTGCACTTTCTACGTATAGATGATATTCTTCCAGTTTTTTTAAATCTGCAATATCTTCAAGAAGTACAACAAAACCGCCCTCATCATGATAAATAGTCCTATCATAGGATTCTTCAAAAATTTTTATTGTTTTAGTAATTCTATCCTTTACTTCTATTGGCAATGATAATGCAGATATTTGATTTTGGTTTGTAATTTTTATCATATTCTATATTCCTTTCTAGATTGCTAAAATAGTCCTTCTTCCTTGAAACTAAAATACTGCCCTTTGCCTATGATTACATGGTCAATTACTGGTATTTCTAATAGTTTACCAACTTCTATGATTTTTTTTGTAAAGATTTTGTCTTCATCGCTTGGCTTTGGTATGCCTGTCGGATGGTTGTGGACGAGTGCAACGTGAGCTGCCCGAATTCTGACGGCTGGGCAGAAAATTTCCCGCGGTGTGACGAGGGTTGCGGTTAGGCTTCCCCTTGATATTTTACTTTGCGTTAGAATGGCATTTTTGGCGTTTAGATGGACAACACGGAATTCTTCGATTTCGAGCGTTTGCATTTCTTTGCAAATTACGAAAATGTCTTTTGGCTTTTTGATTGCTGTTGGTGGCGGATTGAGTTTGCTGTGCAATCTTTTGGCGAGTTCTGTTATGTAGCAAAGTTGTTTTGCTCGGCTGACTCCGATGCTTGGAAAAGCTTCGAGTTCTTTTACCGTGCTGTTGAAAAGAGCCTGCTGGACTCCACCGTAAATAGCAATCATTTCTTTTACTGCACTAATAGGAATTATACTTTCTAGTAATTGTTCATCTGTTAGGTAATCAAAATTAGGCATAAAAAAACCTCCTTGAAATTTACTTTATAGTATTTCAAGGAGATAATATATGTTTGATTTATGTAGTTGTTACAATGGTTAATTTCCGTATAACATTTCCCCCTAATAGTACAAAAGGGCATTAGAACTCCAAAAGTCCTAATGCCCTTATTCTATATAGAACAATATTTACAATATTGTGTCTTTGCTGGTGGAGACGACCGTCGTGGGAATCCTGTCCAAAAATTTATTATCCCATCTACGCTTTATTTATAATTTTTTCATTTAGATTTCCTATGGCTTCTTATCCATTCTGCTATTTTCTCAACAAAAATAGTTTTTTCTGCGATACCTACTGCTAGCTCTTCTATTTCTAACTGCGTATATTCTATATCATACTCATTTAATAGTAAAAATACAAGCATACAGTGCAAACCCGTTCTTTTATTTCCATCAACAAACGGATGGTTATTTATAACCCCAAATGATAATCTTGCGGCTTTATCCTCAATATTTTGATATAAATCTTCACCAAACATTGATTGAAACGGATTGCTTATTGCCGATTCTAATAATTTTATATCTCTAATTCCCTCTAAGTTCCGATATTCCTTGGTTAAATCACTATGAAATTCTATCGCATCACTAAGTAGTATTTCTATCGTTTGTTGTGACATTTTTATCTTTTCGCAAGATTAGAATAAGCTTGTTTATTTTTTTCCATTAGCATCTGCGAAATCTTTCTAACCTTTTCCTTTCTTTCTTCTTCTTTCATCGAAATTTCAAATTTATTTTTCTTTTCCATAATATTTTTCTCTCCTTTCAAAAAATAGAGCTTCATTTTACAAATAGAGGGGTAAAGAACACATATTTTACTGTCCTTTACCCCTTTATTATTTACCATCGGACGCGGTATCCGCATCCGTCCACGTCCACTGGTAATTTCCATTTGATTTTAAAAACTTCACAATATATTGATTTTACTAAGTTTTATAATTCTATATTCAAAACGATTTCCCAAATCGCATGATTACTGGTGGAGACGACCGTCGTGGGAATCCTGTCCAAAAATTTATTATCCCATCTACGCTTTATTTATAATTTTTTCATTTAGATTTCCTATGGCTTCTTATCCATTCTGCTATTTTCTCAACAAAAATAGTTTTTTCTGCGATACCTACTGCTAGCTCTTCTATTTCTAACTGCGTATATTCTATATCATACTCATTTAATAGTAAAAATACAAGCATACAGTGCAAACCCGTTCTTTTATTTCCATCAACAAACGGATGGTTATTTATAACCCCAAATGATAATCTTGCGGCTTTATCCTCAATATTTTGATATAAATCTTCACCAAACATTGATTGAAACGGATTGCTTATTGCCGATTCTAATAATTTTATATCTCTAATTCCCTCTAAGTTCCGATATTCCTTGGTTAAATCACTATGAAATTCTATCGCATCACTAAGTAGTATTTCTATCGTTTGTTGTGACATTTTTATCTTTTCGCAAGATTAGAATAAGCTTGTTTATTTTTTTCCATTAGCATCTGCGAAATCTTTCTAACCTTTTCCTTTCTTTCTTCTTCTTTCATCGAAATTTCAAATTTATTTTTCTTTTCCATAATATTTTTCTCTCCTTTCAAAAAATAGAGCTTCATTTTACAAATAGAGGGGTAAAGAACACATATTTTACTGTCCTTTACCCCTTTATTATTTACCATCGGACGCGGTATCCGCATCCGTCCACGTCCACTGGTAATTTCCATTTGATTTTAAAAACTTCACAATATATTGATTTTACTAAGTTTTATAATTCTATATTCAAAACGATTTCCCAAATCGCATGATTACTGGTGGAGACGAGGAGAATCGAACTCCTGTCCGAAAGTATTGTTTCATAGGCTTCTCCGAGTGCATTTTGTGTTTTAAATTTAAAACCGCCGACGCTCACAAACTGGCTTCATTGGTTCGATCTCGATAAAATTTCCCAGTCAAGCCTCCGAGAATTGGCTCTCAGGTATCCCACTATTTGCCCCTGTTCAGTCCCGCGGGATTAGACTGAGAGAGGTTAGCATTAAGCTGCTAAAGCGTAATCTTCGTTAGCTTTTATATTTAATATAAAAGGTTCACCTTACTAACGGGTTGATGACCCCCCGACTCGCTACCTATGCACCAACTACCCCCGTCGAAACCATTACGTCCCCAATTGAGCAGTGTACAGTATTCTTTTTCTTC
This genomic interval from Selenobaculum gibii contains the following:
- a CDS encoding helix-turn-helix domain-containing protein, with the protein product MIGRKIAFYRSLRGLNQEQLAEKAGISVSYVKKIESGKTARAFSLYILFVLSDTLGIDAVDLIKPVSELK
- a CDS encoding DUF960 family protein produces the protein MFDNKRYLTKGIGSTLPILTQIKIWQAINAMKVSKKDHLQVFCLSKMNTKDGIRQKIIHRQEEPKYQRTFLIDVDKAVETKIFVIDDGANATMLLADEY
- a CDS encoding JAB domain-containing protein, with translation MPNFDYLTDEQLLESIIPISAVKEMIAIYGGVQQALFNSTVKELEAFPSIGVSRAKQLCYITELAKRLHSKLNPPPTAIKKPKDIFVICKEMQTLEIEEFRVVHLNAKNAILTQSKISRGSLTATLVTPREIFCPAVRIRAAHVALVHNHPTGIPKPSDEDKIFTKKIIEVGKLLEIPVIDHVIIGKGQYFSFKEEGLF
- a CDS encoding type II toxin-antitoxin system death-on-curing family toxin — protein: MSQQTIEILLSDAIEFHSDLTKEYRNLEGIRDIKLLESAISNPFQSMFGEDLYQNIEDKAARLSFGVINNHPFVDGNKRTGLHCMLVFLLLNEYDIEYTQLEIEELAVGIAEKTIFVEKIAEWIRSHRKSK